In one Corynebacterium bovis DSM 20582 = CIP 54.80 genomic region, the following are encoded:
- a CDS encoding sodium:solute symporter family protein yields METANSVLRLDASWVDYALVALYFVFVLGIGWAAKAKVSSSIDFFLSGRGLPAWVTGLAFISANLGAVEIIGMSANGVQYGMQTMHYFWIGAVPAMVFLGIVMMPFYYGSKVRSVPEFMLRRFGPAAHLVNSISFGLAQLLIAGVNLLLLAKVVNSLLGWPLWVTLIVAAVIVLSYITLGGLSAAIYNEVLQFFVIVAALLPLTVIGLNKVGGWNGLKESINSSTHFHTWPGQDLSGFSNPVLSSVGIIFGLGFVLSFGYWTTNFVEVQRAMASDSLGAARKTPIIGAFPKMFIPFLVIVPGMVAAAIVTPIASGAAEPNEAILYLMRDLLPNGLLGVAIAGLLAAFMAGMAANISAFNTVVSYDLWQTYVVKDRDDAYYLRFGRWATVGAAVIAVGTALIARNFGNVMDYLQTLFGFFNAPLFATFILGMFWKRMTPAAGWSGLVAGTLSAVVFWALSLGGDPVISLPGQGVAFLAASIAFVTDIVVSVVVTAFTTPKPDSELVGFVRSVTPREQLVDVEEENSPWYRRTVPLGVLCLVIVIILNIIFA; encoded by the coding sequence ATGGAGACTGCGAACTCGGTTCTCCGGTTGGACGCGAGCTGGGTCGACTACGCGCTGGTCGCCCTCTACTTCGTGTTCGTGCTGGGCATCGGCTGGGCGGCGAAGGCGAAGGTGTCGAGCTCGATCGACTTCTTCCTCTCCGGACGCGGCCTGCCCGCCTGGGTCACCGGTCTGGCGTTCATCTCCGCGAACCTCGGCGCCGTCGAGATCATCGGCATGTCCGCCAACGGCGTGCAGTACGGCATGCAGACGATGCACTACTTCTGGATCGGTGCCGTGCCGGCGATGGTCTTCCTCGGCATCGTCATGATGCCCTTCTACTACGGGTCGAAGGTCCGGTCGGTGCCGGAGTTCATGCTCCGCCGGTTCGGACCGGCCGCGCACCTGGTGAACTCGATCTCCTTCGGCCTCGCCCAGCTGCTCATCGCCGGCGTGAACCTGCTGCTCCTCGCGAAGGTCGTGAACTCGCTGCTCGGCTGGCCGCTGTGGGTGACGCTCATCGTCGCGGCCGTCATCGTGCTGTCGTACATCACCCTCGGCGGCCTGTCGGCGGCGATCTACAACGAGGTCCTGCAGTTCTTCGTCATCGTCGCCGCGCTCCTGCCGCTGACCGTCATCGGGCTGAACAAGGTCGGGGGCTGGAACGGGCTCAAGGAGTCGATCAACAGCAGCACCCACTTCCACACGTGGCCGGGCCAGGACCTGTCCGGGTTCTCCAACCCGGTGCTGTCGTCGGTGGGCATCATCTTCGGCCTGGGCTTCGTGCTCTCGTTCGGCTACTGGACGACGAACTTCGTCGAGGTCCAGCGGGCGATGGCCTCCGACTCGCTCGGCGCGGCGCGGAAGACGCCGATCATCGGCGCGTTCCCGAAGATGTTCATCCCGTTCCTCGTCATCGTCCCCGGCATGGTCGCCGCGGCGATCGTCACCCCGATCGCCTCGGGCGCGGCCGAGCCGAACGAGGCGATCCTCTACCTCATGCGCGACCTGCTGCCGAACGGCCTGCTCGGCGTCGCGATCGCGGGTCTGCTCGCGGCGTTCATGGCGGGCATGGCGGCGAACATCTCCGCCTTCAACACGGTCGTCAGTTACGACCTCTGGCAGACCTACGTGGTCAAGGACAGGGACGACGCCTACTACCTGCGCTTCGGCCGCTGGGCGACGGTCGGGGCGGCCGTCATCGCCGTCGGGACCGCGCTCATCGCGCGGAACTTCGGCAATGTCATGGACTACCTCCAGACCCTGTTCGGGTTCTTCAACGCCCCGCTGTTCGCGACCTTCATCCTCGGCATGTTCTGGAAGCGGATGACCCCGGCCGCGGGCTGGAGCGGTCTCGTCGCCGGCACCCTGTCCGCCGTCGTGTTCTGGGCGCTCTCCCTCGGCGGGGACCCCGTCATCAGCCTCCCGGGCCAGGGCGTGGCGTTCCTCGCGGCGTCCATCGCCTTCGTCACGGACATCGTCGTGTCGGTGGTCGTGACGGCGTTCACGACCCCGAAGCCGGACTCCGAGCTCGTCGGGTTCGTCCGGTCCGTCACCCCGCGTGAACAGCTCGTCGACGTCGAGGAGGAGAACAGCCCCTGGTACCGCCGGACGGTACCCTTGGGCGTGCTCTGCCTCGTCATCGTCATCATCCTCAACATCATCTTCGCCTGA
- the galT gene encoding galactose-1-phosphate uridylyltransferase: MTLADGRELIYFDDDPAVLDGTVERVLTDPRDLPRADTRSEMRRDPLTGEWVAYASHRMNRTFMPPANENPLAPTREGQAPSEIPSPDYDVVVFENRFPSFSLHMEATEGDSDPVDGEDIFPRRPARSRCEVICFTPDASRSFADLPLSRIRTVIEAWAHRTAALSALPEVRHVFPFENRGEEIGVTLQHPHGQIYSYPVVPPRIRRIVESSRRYRAEHGGDLFEDVLAAERRAGTRVVHAGEAFTVVVPAAAKWPLEVMVLPHRAVRDLAGLTVEEREELARILSRLYPAVDRFFDGVDRTPYIAAWNQAPADGPERDEVRLHLQLFSLMRSPHRMKFLAGSESAMGFWINDTTPERIADRLREVW, encoded by the coding sequence ATGACCCTGGCCGACGGCCGCGAGCTCATCTACTTCGACGACGACCCGGCCGTCCTCGACGGCACGGTGGAGCGCGTCCTCACCGACCCCCGTGACCTGCCCCGCGCGGACACCCGCTCCGAGATGCGGCGGGACCCGCTGACCGGGGAGTGGGTCGCGTACGCCAGCCACCGCATGAACCGCACCTTCATGCCGCCGGCGAACGAGAACCCGCTGGCCCCGACCCGGGAGGGCCAGGCCCCGAGCGAGATCCCCTCGCCGGACTACGACGTCGTCGTCTTCGAGAACCGCTTCCCGTCGTTCAGCCTCCACATGGAGGCCACCGAGGGGGACTCCGACCCGGTCGACGGGGAGGACATCTTCCCCCGGCGTCCCGCGCGGTCCCGGTGCGAGGTCATCTGCTTCACCCCGGACGCCTCCCGGTCCTTCGCCGACCTTCCGCTGTCCCGCATCCGCACGGTCATCGAGGCCTGGGCGCACCGGACGGCGGCACTGTCCGCCCTGCCGGAGGTCCGGCACGTGTTCCCGTTCGAGAACCGGGGCGAGGAGATCGGCGTGACCCTCCAGCACCCCCACGGGCAGATCTACTCCTACCCGGTGGTCCCCCCGCGGATCCGCCGGATCGTCGAGAGCTCGCGGCGGTACCGCGCCGAGCACGGCGGGGACCTCTTCGAGGACGTCCTCGCCGCCGAGCGGCGGGCCGGGACGCGTGTCGTCCACGCCGGTGAGGCCTTCACGGTCGTGGTCCCGGCGGCGGCGAAGTGGCCCCTCGAGGTGATGGTCCTCCCGCACCGGGCGGTCCGCGACCTCGCCGGGCTCACGGTGGAGGAGCGGGAGGAGCTCGCGCGCATCCTCTCCCGCCTGTACCCCGCGGTGGACCGGTTCTTCGACGGTGTCGACCGGACCCCGTACATCGCCGCGTGGAACCAGGCCCCCGCCGACGGTCCGGAGCGGGACGAGGTCCGGCTGCACCTCCAGCTGTTCTCCCTCATGCGGTCGCCGCACCGGATGAAGTTCCTCGCCGGCTCCGAGTCCGCGATGGGCTTCTGGATCAACGACACGACGCCCGAACGGATCGCCGACCGGCTGCGGGAGGTCTGGTGA